AAGCAGCGGACCGACATCAAGACGGTGGTCCTGCGTGGCGCCGGCGGCGCGTTCTGCGCCGGCGCCGATCTGCGCAACATGGAATCGAGCCTCGGCGAGGCGCCGAAGCCGGGCGCGAAGGATCCCGTGGCGACCGGCAACCGCCAGTACGGCACCTTCCTCGAGATGGTGAACAACGCCCGACAGACCGTGGTCGCGGCCGTCGAGGGCTACGCCATCGCCGGCGGCTTCGGCATCGTCTGCGTCAGCGACATCGCCATCGTCACCGAGGATTGCGGCTTCGCCATGAGCGAGACCGCCATCGGCATCGTGCCGGCGCAGATCGCGCCGTTCGTGGCGGCCCGCATCGGCGTGCCCCAGACTCGGCACCTCGCGCTGACGGCGGCGCGCTTCAAGGGCGCCGAGGCCGTGCGCATCGGCATCGGCCACTACGTGGTCAAGGACACCGCCGCGCTCGACGCCAAGCTCGAGGAGGTCCTCAAGCAGATCGACCGCTGCGCACCGCTGGCCAACGCGCTGACCAAGGCCATCGTGATGCGGGTCGGCTCCGAGCCGCTGGCCACGACGCTGGACTTCGCCGCCGACTGCTTCGCGATGGCGCGGCGCAGCCCGGAGGCGGCCGAGGGCCTGCGCGCCTTCGCCGAGAAGCGCCCACCGAAATGGGCGGTCGAGTAGCGGCGTGACCACCACGCTCCACGCGGCCGGGGAACGCCTACGCGGGCAGCGGCGCGAACGGCAGCCGCTCGCGGCGCGCCAACCGCGGCACGCCCTCGCCCAGCACCAGCGCCTTGAAATGCGCGGTGTCCTGGTGCGCCGCGAAAGCCCGCTCGTCGACAAACAGCTCGTAGAGGAAGAAGACATGGTCGTTGTCGGGCGAACGGTGTGGGCGGAACAGCAGCGTGCCCGGCTCGGCGCGCACCGCCTCGGCCATGCGGCGCAGCACGTCGGCGACGGCGTCGGCCTCGCCCGGCCGCGCCTCCCAGGTGACCGCGAGGGCGACGGTGCCGGCGACCGGCGGATTTGCGTTGGCGGGCGTGGGCATCGGCGTCTCCATGTGGTTGGACGACGGCCTTCTAGAGGGCGGGCGACGTCGAACGCTTCGGCCGCGGCCGAAGCGCGCCCCGCATCCGCCATCAGCGGAACCGGAGCAGGATGATGGCCTTCACCAAGATCCTCATCGCCAACCGCGGCGAGATCGCGTGCCGTGTGGCGCGCACGGCGCGCGCGCTGGGCTACCGCACCGTCGCGGTCCATTCCGACGCCGACGCGGCCGCGCTGCACGTCGATTCCTGCGACGAGGCCGTGGCGCTCGGCGGCGACCTCGCCGCCGACACCTATCTCGACGCGGCCAAGCTGGTCGCCGCGGCGCGCGCCACCGGCGCCGACGCGGTCCATCCCGGCTACGGCTTCCTGTCGGAGAACGCCGGCTTCGCGCGCGCCTGCGCCGAGGCCGGCCTGGTCTTCATCGGGCCGCCGGCCGACGCGATCGACGCGATGGGCAACAAGGCCGCCGCCAAGCGCCTGATGATCGCCGCCGGCGTTCCTTGCGTGCCGGGGTACCAGGGCGCCGGCCAGGATGACGCGACGCTGCGCGCCGAGGCGATGCGTATCGGTTTGCCGGTCATGGTCAAGGCGGCGGCGGGCGGCGGCGGCCGCGGCATGCGGCTGGTGGCCGCAGAACCCGATCTGGCCGACGCGATCCGCATGGCCCGCGACGAGGCGGTCAACGCCTTCGGCTCAGGCGAGCTGATCCTCGAGAAGGCCGTGGTCGACGCCCGCCACGTCGAGATCCAGGTGTTCGCCGATTCGCACGGCGCGGTGATCCATCTCGGCGAGCGCGACTGTTCCGTGCAACGGCGGCACCAGAAGGTGGTCGAGGAGGCGCCGTCGCCGGCGGTCTCGGCCGACCTGCGCGCGCGCATGGGCGCGGCGGCGGTCGCGGCGGCGCGCGCCATCGGCTACCGCGGCGCGGGAACGGTCGAGTTCCTGCTGGCCGGCGACGGCGCCTTCTACTTCCTCGAGATGAACACCCGCCTCCAGGTCGAGCATCCCGTCACCGAGGCGATCACGGGGCAGGACCTCGTCGCGTGGCAGCTCCGCGTCGCCGCCGGCGGCCATCTGCCTCTGCGGCAGGACGAGGTACGCTTCGACGGCCACGCCATCGAGGTCCGGCTCTACGCCGAGGATCCCTACGCCGGCTTCCTGCCGCAGACCGGCACCGTCGCCGCGTGGCGGCCCGCCGCCGGGCCGGGACTGCGCGTCGATCACGGCATCCGCGACGGACAGGTGATCTCGCCCTTCTACGATCCGATGATCGCCAAGGTGATCGCGCATGGCGCCGACCGCGCCGAGGCGCGCCGCAAACTGGCCATGGCGCTGGAGGACACGGTCGTCCTCGGTCCGGTGACCAACAAGCATTTCCTCGTGCGTGTCCTGCGCGACGCGGTGTTCGCCGACGGCGGTGCCACGACGGCGTTCATCGGCGAGCGCTTCCCGACCGAGGCTCTGGCGCCGCCGGCGCCGGAAGACGCGCATTGGGCGCTCGTGGCGGCGGCGATCTGGCGCCGTGGCCGCGACCGCGCCGGCACCCTTTTGAGCGGGTGGCGCAATTCCAATCCGGAGCCGTCCATCCTGCGCCTGCGTCACGGCGAGACGGTGCGCGAGCTGCGCGTCGAGCCGCGCGCGGACGGTGGCCTCGACGTCCAGCTCGACGGACGCGCGATGCTGGTCAGGCTCGACGGCCGGGCCGACATCGCCGGCCATGTCCGGATCGACGGGGTCCGACGGCCGGCCCAGCTGCTGGCGCATGACGGCGGTTGGCTGGCCGAGATCGGCGGGCTCGCGGTCCGCTTCGCCGACGCCACGCACGAACCCGTCCGCGGCGCGGCCGGCGCAGGGGACGGCACGCTGCGCGCGCCGATGGACGGCCGCATCGTGGCGATCCGCGTCGCCTCGGGCGACGCCGTCGAAAAGGGCCAGACCATCCTGGTGCTCGAGGCGATGAAGATGCAGCACCAGATCCGCGCCGCCGCCGCCGGCACGGTCGCGACGCTGCCGGTCAAGGAAGGCGACCAGGTCTCCGCCCGCACCGTGCTCGCGACCATGGCGGCATCATAGGGGCCGGCGTACGCGATCGCGGCGAGCACGGAACGACGGCACCGTGCGTGGTCGTGCGCCTGCCACGTCGCGGCGAGCACTCGCCGCGTCGCCGTCCGAGCGGCTATCATCGGGAGATGAAACGCCTCCGCATCGCGCTGTCGCTCGCGCTCGCGCTGTCGGCCCCGGCCGCTGCGCGCGCCGTCGACCTGCCGACCGACGAGGCCGTGCGCGTGTTCGCGCTCGGCCCGGTGTGCCGTGCGCTCTACGAGCGCTATCGCGGCGCGCCGGACGACCGGGCATTCGCGGTCAACAGCAAAGGCAAATGCGGCTTCGCGCGCGGCGCCACGACTCCCGACGCCGTGCGCGCGCGGGCGCTGGAGTTCTGCGGCGGCGAGGCGGTGGAATGCCGCATCGTGGCGACGAACCTCGCGACCGAGCGCGACGGCACCGCGCCGCTCGTCGTCGACCGCGGCTTCACCATCCGCGGCGCGGCCACGGCGGCCGGCGTCGTGATCTGGAACCACGGCACGCTGTCGGAGAACGCCACGCGGCCACCGGCCGGCCCGCCGCCGTTGCTGCGGCCACTGGCGGCCGAGGGATGGGACGTCTACCGCGTCGACCGCCCCGGCCGCGGCACGTCGCGGCTCGAATCGCTGGGAATGATCTCGCAGGCCGTCCAGCGCGCCCGCGCCATGGGCTACAAGCGCATCATGCTCGCGGGGCAGTCTGCCGGAGGCTGGGCCGCGCTCGAGCTGGCGGGCAAGCTCGACGGCATCGACGCGGCGCTGGCGACCGCGCCGGCCCGCCACGGCAAGATCGGCACCGACGCCAATCTGCGGGCCCGCGCGCTGCGCGAGTTCGACACGCTGCTCGGCGCCCGTCCGCGCGGCGGCGCGCGGCTGGTGATCGCGCTGTTCGAGAACGACGAGTACGACGCCGACGCCGCCGAGCGCGCCCGCATCGCCCGCGGCAAGGCGCTGTCGCTCGACGTGCCGCTGCTGCTGATCGACCGTCCCGACATCGCGCGCGGCCACGGCGGCGGGCTGGGGCCGGCGATGGCCGGGCGCTACGGCCGCTGCGTGCGCGACTATCTCGCGCGCGCCGCGCCGCCGCCGGGGGTCGCGACCTGCGGCGAATGAGCCGGCAGGCTGAGGCCGCCGCGCTCCACCGGCGACCGCGTCGCCGCGACGCTTGGACGCGCCGCCATCGCCGCGCGCCACGCCTCCATCCGCGGATGTTCGGCCATCGACAACGCGCCCTCAGGGGCTAGCCGGAACAGCGCGATCATCGGATAGGCGTGAAGATCGGCCAACGTCAGGGCGTCGCCCGCGAGGAACGGCCGGTCCACCAAGAACTCCTCCAGCACGCCAAGGGCCGTCCGGGCGCGCGGCAACGCCGCGGCGATGAGGCCCTCGTCGGTGGCGCGGCCCTGCGCCGGCGCGCGTACGCGCTCGACGAACACGTCCCACACGAGCGTTCGATACACGTAGCTGTCGCAAACGCTGATCAGCTGGTCGACGCGGGCGCGGCCGCGCGCGTCCGCCGGCGTCAATGCCGGGCCCGGAAACGCTGCGTCGACGTAGCGGGCGATGGCGCCGCTCTCGTACAGGCGCAGATCGCCGTGCTCGAAGGCGGGGATGCGGCCGAAGGGATGGCGCGCGAGATAGGCCGCCGGCGCGCCGCCAGGCGCGAACACGTCGACCTCCTCGAGCCGGTAGTCCACGCCCTTCTCCGCCAGCGCCAACCGGGCGATGCGCGTGTAGACGCTGTAGGTCGCGCCGAACAACGTGGGTCGGTTCCCGTCCGTCATCCTCGACATGTACCCTGTCATCCCGGGCGGCGCGAGAGGTCCAGGGTCGGCGGCAGCGCTGGCCCCTCGCCGCGCCCGGGATGGCGGAGAGCGCCCAGTGGAGGCAAGCGGCCGCCCGCGTTGACCCCCGTGACAGCGGCCGGTACCGTCCGCGCCATCGGGCGACGACGCGCATCGTTGGGGGAAACGACATGAAAGCGACACTGGCCGCGCTGCTCGCGGCGGGCCTCGCGCTGGCGGCGGCCGGCGCCGCCTCGGCGCAGGACAAGATCACGATCGCGGCGCTTCGCTTCGTGTCGTCGGCGCCGGTCTTCATCGCCATGGAAAAGGGCTACTTCAAGGAGCAGGGCCTCGACGTCGAGTTCAAGTTCTTCGACGCCGCCCAGCCGATCGCCGTCGCCGTGGCGACGGGCGACGCCGATCTCGGCATCACCGGATTGACCGGCGGGTTCTACAACCTCGCCGGCAAGGGCGCGATCAAGATCATCGCGGCCCAGTCGCGCGAGGAACCCGGCTTCGATTTCGTGGCCTACGTCGCGACGAAAAAGGCGTTCGACGGCGGCTTCACCGACGCCTCGAAATTCCCCGGCAGGTCGATCGCCATCACCCAGACCGGCTCGACCTTCCACTACATGATCGGCATGCTGGCGGAGAAGCGCGGCTTCAAGCTGACCGACGTGACGCTGCGGCCGCTGCAATCCATCGCCAACGTCACCGCCGCCCTCAAGGGCGAGCAGGTCGACGGCGCGCTGCTGCCGGCCAACAACGCCTACGCCGCCGAGAAGGACGGCTTCGGCAGGATCGTCGGCTGGGTCCACCAGGAGACGCCGTGGCAGCTGGGCGCGCTGTTCGCCAACGGCAAGGTGCTCGACACCCGCCGTCCCGCCGTCGAGAAGTTCGTGGCCGCCTATCTGAAGGCGGTCAATGACTACGCCGAGGCGTTCCTGCAGCGCGACGCCGCCGGCAAGCGCGCGTTCGGCGAGAAGGCAGACGCGCTGATCCCGATGATCCAGAAATACGTCGAACCCAAGCCGTCGGCCGAGCAGGTCAAGGCCAGCGCGTCGTACATCGATCCCAAGGGTCGTCTGCTCGTCAAAAACATCCACGACCAGATCGCCTGGTACCAAGGGCAAGGGATGGTCGGAAAGGACGTCGACGCGACCCGCCTGCTCGACCTCACCTTCGTGAAGGACCACCTCGACGTCCCTAAGAAGTAGGTCCACCGCCCTCCGCCGCGCCGGGCGGCGTGGCGACTCCCCGCCCGAGGAACCACCCCATGGCCGCCGTCCCCGCCGAGACACCGACCAACTCGACCATCGCCGCCGACTACCGCGCCCGCACGCCGACCTCGGCGAAGCTGTTCGCGCGCGCCAACAAGATCCTGCCCAGCGGCATCACCCATGACGGCCGCCATCTCGACCCCTACCCGCTCTACGTGACGCGCGGCATGGGCGCGCGCAAATGGTGCGCCGACGGGCACGAATACGTCGACTATTTCGGCGGCCACGGCGCGCTGATCCTCGGCCATTCGCATCCCGCCGTGGTGGAGGCGGTCCAACGGCAGATGGCGCTGGGCACGCATCTCGGCGGCTCGCACGAGCTCGAGGTGCGCTGGGCCGAGCAGGTGCGCCGCATGATCCCCTGCGCCGAGAAGGTGCGCTTCACCTCGTCCGGCACCGAGGCGTCGCACATGGCGCTGCGGCTGGCGCGCGCCTTCACCGGCAAACCGCGCATCATGCGATTCACCGGCCATTTCCACGGCTGGCACGACCAGGTCGTGCCCGGCGGCACGTCGCATTTCGACGGCGGCACGCCGGTGGGCATCGACCCGGCGCTGGTCGGCCTGTCGGCGGTGATGCCGACCGACGATCCGGCGCCGGCGGTCAAGCTGCTCGAGGAAGCGGACGACATCGCGGCCGTGATGATCGAGCCATCCGGCGCGTCGTGGGGCCAGGTGCCGCTGCCGCCGGGCTTCCTCCATGCGCTGCGCGACGCCACGAGCCGCCGGGGCGTGCTGCTGATCTTCGACGAGGTCATCACCGGCTTCCGCTGGTCGACCGGCGGCGCCCAGAAGGCGTTCGGCATCACCCCCGACATGTGCATCCTCGCCAAGATCGTGGCCGGCGGGTTGCCCGGCGGCGCCGTCGCCGGCCGCGGCGACGTGCTCGATCTGCTGGATTTCGCGGCCACCAAGGCGGCCAAGCGCGAGAAGATCGCCCATCCCGGCACCTACAACGCCAACCCGCTGTCGGCCGCCGCCGCCGTCACGGCGCTGGAGATCGTCGAGCGCGAGGACGCGCCGGCCAAAGCGAACGCCACGACGGCGAAGCTGCGCGACGCGATGCGCCAAGTGCTGATCGAGGAAGGCGTGCCGTGGGGCGTCTACGGCCAGTCCTCGGCGTTCCAGATCTTCACCAACCCCAACGGCGTGCCGATCGATCCCGCCACATTCGATCCGCTCAAGCTCGGCTTCAAAGGCCTCAAGGGCGCGCGCGATCCCGCCTATATCGGCAAGGTGCGCATGGCGCTGCTGGCCCACGGCGTCGACGTCATGGGCGGCCCCGGCGGGCTGGTCTCGGCCGTCCACGGCGACGCCGACATCGACCGCACCGCGTCGGCCCTGCGCGCGTCGGTGCGGGCGCTCATGGTCGAACGCGAGATCCGGGGGATGTGACGGCGCGCAAAAAGCCCCGGCTCGACGAGCCGGGGCCGTTCGCCGCCGCTGATCGCGCGGCCTACCGCGCGATCAGCGTCACCTCGCCGATGCCGGCGGCGATATTGAGGCCGACGCTGCCCTCGACGCTGACGGGCTGCAGGCTGACCTGCTTGTCGCCGCCGCCCACCAGCACGTTGGCGCCGACGCCGACGCCGGCGGTGGCCGACACCGTCAAGCCGCCGTAGTCGCCCGCCAGCGCGCCCTTCTCGACCGTGCCCGGCGCGAACACCAGCCACAGGATGCGCGCCTCCTTGGTGAAGCCGATATCGACGCCGAAGCGCTTGATCGAGCCGCCGTAGAACTCCTCGCCACCGCCGGACCGCGTGAAAACGCACTCCAGCTCCTTGGACGAGCCGAACACGAAGCCGACTCCGCCGGCGACCTTGCAAGTCAGCGAGCCGACGTTGACGCCGGATTTGGGGTCGGACTGCGCCAGCGCCGCGCCGTTGGACAGCGTCAGCGCCGCCGCGATGGCGGCCGCGGCGGCGAGGCCGGGGCGCTCGGACAGATGCTTCATTGGTTGTTCCTTTCAAATGATCGGCAACCGGCCCTAATGGACACGGAGACCGGACGGCACGACGACGCCCGACGCGGCATGAGCGCCGAGTCCCGACGACCGACAACGCGGCAAGGATCGAGATGTTCCACCGCCATCCGGCGCGGTGCGATGAGCGGGCTGGCGGACGCCGACGGGGTCGACGACGCACATTCCTGTTTCGTCACTCGTCCAAGGCCGCAGATCCCGGCGGCCCCTGCCGCCGGGATCTGCGTCTCGCGCCCGGACGGAGGCGGTGCTAGTACCGCCACCATGGACCTGCGCATCGAGAACGTGTCGCACCGCTACGACGCCCTGCCGGCGCTGGA
The genomic region above belongs to Rhodospirillales bacterium and contains:
- a CDS encoding alpha/beta hydrolase, with the protein product MKRLRIALSLALALSAPAAARAVDLPTDEAVRVFALGPVCRALYERYRGAPDDRAFAVNSKGKCGFARGATTPDAVRARALEFCGGEAVECRIVATNLATERDGTAPLVVDRGFTIRGAATAAGVVIWNHGTLSENATRPPAGPPPLLRPLAAEGWDVYRVDRPGRGTSRLESLGMISQAVQRARAMGYKRIMLAGQSAGGWAALELAGKLDGIDAALATAPARHGKIGTDANLRARALREFDTLLGARPRGGARLVIALFENDEYDADAAERARIARGKALSLDVPLLLIDRPDIARGHGGGLGPAMAGRYGRCVRDYLARAAPPPGVATCGE
- a CDS encoding glutathione S-transferase family protein, with the protein product MTDGNRPTLFGATYSVYTRIARLALAEKGVDYRLEEVDVFAPGGAPAAYLARHPFGRIPAFEHGDLRLYESGAIARYVDAAFPGPALTPADARGRARVDQLISVCDSYVYRTLVWDVFVERVRAPAQGRATDEGLIAAALPRARTALGVLEEFLVDRPFLAGDALTLADLHAYPMIALFRLAPEGALSMAEHPRMEAWRAAMAARPSVAATRSPVERGGLSLPAHSPQVATPGGGAARAR
- a CDS encoding antibiotic biosynthesis monooxygenase, with product MPTPANANPPVAGTVALAVTWEARPGEADAVADVLRRMAEAVRAEPGTLLFRPHRSPDNDHVFFLYELFVDERAFAAHQDTAHFKALVLGEGVPRLARRERLPFAPLPA
- a CDS encoding aminotransferase class III-fold pyridoxal phosphate-dependent enzyme, which gives rise to MAAVPAETPTNSTIAADYRARTPTSAKLFARANKILPSGITHDGRHLDPYPLYVTRGMGARKWCADGHEYVDYFGGHGALILGHSHPAVVEAVQRQMALGTHLGGSHELEVRWAEQVRRMIPCAEKVRFTSSGTEASHMALRLARAFTGKPRIMRFTGHFHGWHDQVVPGGTSHFDGGTPVGIDPALVGLSAVMPTDDPAPAVKLLEEADDIAAVMIEPSGASWGQVPLPPGFLHALRDATSRRGVLLIFDEVITGFRWSTGGAQKAFGITPDMCILAKIVAGGLPGGAVAGRGDVLDLLDFAATKAAKREKIAHPGTYNANPLSAAAAVTALEIVEREDAPAKANATTAKLRDAMRQVLIEEGVPWGVYGQSSAFQIFTNPNGVPIDPATFDPLKLGFKGLKGARDPAYIGKVRMALLAHGVDVMGGPGGLVSAVHGDADIDRTASALRASVRALMVEREIRGM
- a CDS encoding enoyl-CoA hydratase/isomerase family protein, which gives rise to MAEFRTAYEALIVRRDRSRLHVTLNRPQVKNALNPTLIGELTEVFTTLKQRTDIKTVVLRGAGGAFCAGADLRNMESSLGEAPKPGAKDPVATGNRQYGTFLEMVNNARQTVVAAVEGYAIAGGFGIVCVSDIAIVTEDCGFAMSETAIGIVPAQIAPFVAARIGVPQTRHLALTAARFKGAEAVRIGIGHYVVKDTAALDAKLEEVLKQIDRCAPLANALTKAIVMRVGSEPLATTLDFAADCFAMARRSPEAAEGLRAFAEKRPPKWAVE
- a CDS encoding DUF992 domain-containing protein, with the protein product MKHLSERPGLAAAAAIAAALTLSNGAALAQSDPKSGVNVGSLTCKVAGGVGFVFGSSKELECVFTRSGGGEEFYGGSIKRFGVDIGFTKEARILWLVFAPGTVEKGALAGDYGGLTVSATAGVGVGANVLVGGGDKQVSLQPVSVEGSVGLNIAAGIGEVTLIAR
- a CDS encoding biotin/lipoyl-binding protein, with the translated sequence MMAFTKILIANRGEIACRVARTARALGYRTVAVHSDADAAALHVDSCDEAVALGGDLAADTYLDAAKLVAAARATGADAVHPGYGFLSENAGFARACAEAGLVFIGPPADAIDAMGNKAAAKRLMIAAGVPCVPGYQGAGQDDATLRAEAMRIGLPVMVKAAAGGGGRGMRLVAAEPDLADAIRMARDEAVNAFGSGELILEKAVVDARHVEIQVFADSHGAVIHLGERDCSVQRRHQKVVEEAPSPAVSADLRARMGAAAVAAARAIGYRGAGTVEFLLAGDGAFYFLEMNTRLQVEHPVTEAITGQDLVAWQLRVAAGGHLPLRQDEVRFDGHAIEVRLYAEDPYAGFLPQTGTVAAWRPAAGPGLRVDHGIRDGQVISPFYDPMIAKVIAHGADRAEARRKLAMALEDTVVLGPVTNKHFLVRVLRDAVFADGGATTAFIGERFPTEALAPPAPEDAHWALVAAAIWRRGRDRAGTLLSGWRNSNPEPSILRLRHGETVRELRVEPRADGGLDVQLDGRAMLVRLDGRADIAGHVRIDGVRRPAQLLAHDGGWLAEIGGLAVRFADATHEPVRGAAGAGDGTLRAPMDGRIVAIRVASGDAVEKGQTILVLEAMKMQHQIRAAAAGTVATLPVKEGDQVSARTVLATMAAS
- a CDS encoding ABC transporter substrate-binding protein, producing the protein MKATLAALLAAGLALAAAGAASAQDKITIAALRFVSSAPVFIAMEKGYFKEQGLDVEFKFFDAAQPIAVAVATGDADLGITGLTGGFYNLAGKGAIKIIAAQSREEPGFDFVAYVATKKAFDGGFTDASKFPGRSIAITQTGSTFHYMIGMLAEKRGFKLTDVTLRPLQSIANVTAALKGEQVDGALLPANNAYAAEKDGFGRIVGWVHQETPWQLGALFANGKVLDTRRPAVEKFVAAYLKAVNDYAEAFLQRDAAGKRAFGEKADALIPMIQKYVEPKPSAEQVKASASYIDPKGRLLVKNIHDQIAWYQGQGMVGKDVDATRLLDLTFVKDHLDVPKK